One region of Ignavibacteriota bacterium genomic DNA includes:
- the porQ gene encoding type IX secretion system protein PorQ, which produces MKNILFTFCLFCCFTPLLFAGGTYDFLRQDVGARAAALGGNFVSVANDPNIIFYNPAGLATLENNKLSFGYFKHLLDINSGHASYSRNINNFGSVGLGLLYTNYGEFQMTGEEGQDLGTFNAGDFAAVLGYGAEMENGLQYGVNSKFIFSSIGGYQSTAVAVDLGVRYVVSPQSFILGASVTNIGAQLDPYINTRENLPLNVQVGATIYPEHVPAAISIGFSKMNEQQDNILDRFKTFAVGIEFTASENVALRFGYNNEKRRELKLGTSSGLAGFSIGAGFQSELYMIDYAFNSLGKIGSIHRVSLGININ; this is translated from the coding sequence ATGAAGAATATCCTTTTCACTTTTTGCCTCTTTTGTTGTTTCACCCCTCTCCTTTTTGCCGGAGGCACGTATGATTTTCTCCGGCAGGATGTAGGCGCGAGGGCGGCAGCGCTGGGCGGAAATTTTGTTTCCGTCGCGAACGACCCGAACATTATTTTCTACAATCCTGCAGGACTTGCCACGCTTGAGAACAATAAACTTTCATTCGGGTATTTCAAACACCTGCTTGATATTAATTCGGGACACGCTTCGTACTCAAGAAACATCAATAATTTTGGAAGCGTCGGTCTCGGTTTGCTTTACACAAACTATGGTGAATTTCAAATGACGGGAGAAGAAGGTCAGGATTTGGGAACGTTCAACGCAGGTGACTTTGCCGCGGTGCTTGGCTACGGCGCCGAAATGGAAAACGGTTTGCAATACGGAGTGAACAGTAAATTTATTTTTTCTTCCATCGGAGGATACCAATCAACAGCGGTTGCAGTTGACCTTGGCGTACGGTACGTTGTCTCCCCTCAAAGTTTTATCCTCGGTGCAAGCGTGACGAATATTGGCGCTCAACTCGACCCGTATATCAACACAAGAGAAAATCTCCCGTTGAATGTACAGGTCGGAGCGACAATTTATCCTGAACATGTGCCTGCCGCAATTTCCATTGGCTTCAGTAAAATGAATGAGCAACAAGATAATATTCTCGACAGGTTCAAAACATTTGCTGTTGGCATAGAATTTACAGCAAGTGAAAATGTTGCGTTGAGATTTGGTTACAACAACGAGAAGCGTCGTGAATTAAAACTCGGTACAAGTTCCGGTCTCGCGGGATTTTCCATCGGCGCTGGCTTCCAATCCGAATTGTATATGATTGATTATGCGTTCAACTCACTGGGAAAAATTGGTTCGATTCACCGGGTAAGTCTTGGAATTAATATCAATTGA
- a CDS encoding immune inhibitor A, whose protein sequence is MNITTMNIRLLVLVSLFLSSLLIAEPPEKVSRIKIYIPDRTSLEQVWSSGIDYCGMSGKVGDWMEFVAGRFEREKLTEMGVGFEVVIDDMAKFEESRLTKEPVNALGFGYGSMGGYYTYAEVGRQLDTMKLQYPSLITTKASMGTTIEGRSMWFVKISDNPDTEEGEPEVLYTALHHAREPEGMMTVMYYMWWLLQNYGTNDEATYLVNNRQMYFIPVMNADGYVYNQTTNPSGGGMWRKNRKNNGDGTYGVDPNRNYGPYYMWNASNGGSSTTTSSETYRGTAPFSEPENAAIDVFMRAHNFKTVFNYHTYGNYLIYPYGYTSSENSDSLIYREWAYDMTADNHYTNGTDQQTVNYSTRGNSDDYMFGDTSLGKARTFAMTPEVGTSGFWPSTGEIFPLAQQNLRQNKELSYLAGSYSSLKNYSVIDEGGNGFFDRGEAFSLLLNIKNKGLKTAQGLNVNIAASDASVQFLSSTIVVDSIPKQVTTPVTFTGNVIGTAVTGVPFWLYITQTDGDGFLKRDTIKMFLGTPATLLADSASSGTGNWTTGSGWGVTTTSHSAPNAFTDSPSGNYLANANNSLTLNSQINLVSYQYSQLKFWTKWAIEPSWDFATVEISTNNGSSWATLKTKLSHSGSGRATSQPTTAWGFESYTPGLTWVEQDADLSSYSGSQIKIRFRVAADGGEQRDGFYVDDIRLFGWNPNYDTAAASTPALNYPPNDSLNIPRRPTLRWYSSSAALSYRLQVASDVDFTSNVFDDSTLTDTVKMLQPLNYNTQYWWRVWAKNNVGASDFTDAWTFTTIVAPPALPTLVFPANAQQLLPLTTTLTWNTASGAASYIIQLASDTNFTSLLIDDSTLTDTSKEVSGLNLDSKYFWRVKAVNIGGTSMFSEIRSFSTLGTPPAATLLVEPENGSTYLPSTLQFEWNSAVDATRYHLQIATDSLFTSIVFDDTTITQTSTIVGPLGDEVTYFWRVRSLNDFGASEWTSGWNFTTGTKTILVSVNHRWNLLSVPLAVPDYRKSTLFGSSTSSAFAFEGAYVEKETLANGVGYWMKFNGAQNVGVVGNTHQYQSIPVSEGWNLVGSISDPLSVNMITSNPGGIVTSEFYEYTSGYSITNTIQPGKGYWVKVNQAGTLILSSLVNSYLSLGKIKIVAMNELPPPPPEGDGNTPETRNHKPETFSLEQNYPNPFNPTTVISFQLPVSGYVTLKIYNMLGEEVSSVVEGNVEAGYKSVEWDASNLSSGVYTYRLVTGEFHSSKTMMLMK, encoded by the coding sequence ATGAACATCACAACCATGAACATCCGACTTCTTGTATTAGTTTCACTTTTTCTTTCTTCATTGTTGATTGCCGAACCACCTGAGAAGGTTTCGCGCATCAAAATTTACATTCCCGACAGAACTTCGCTCGAACAAGTGTGGTCTTCGGGGATTGATTATTGCGGTATGAGTGGCAAAGTCGGAGATTGGATGGAGTTTGTCGCAGGTAGATTTGAACGTGAGAAACTAACGGAAATGGGTGTCGGTTTCGAAGTTGTTATTGATGACATGGCAAAGTTTGAAGAATCGAGGTTGACGAAAGAACCTGTCAATGCGCTTGGATTTGGCTACGGAAGCATGGGAGGATATTACACGTATGCAGAGGTCGGCAGACAATTGGACACGATGAAGTTACAATACCCATCACTCATTACAACGAAAGCCTCGATGGGGACAACAATTGAAGGTCGTTCAATGTGGTTTGTAAAAATTTCCGATAACCCGGATACCGAAGAAGGCGAGCCGGAAGTTTTGTACACTGCGCTTCATCATGCGCGTGAACCGGAAGGGATGATGACGGTGATGTATTACATGTGGTGGCTGTTGCAAAACTACGGAACGAACGACGAAGCAACATATCTCGTGAACAACAGGCAAATGTACTTTATCCCGGTGATGAACGCTGATGGTTATGTCTATAATCAGACAACAAACCCCAGTGGCGGCGGTATGTGGAGAAAGAATCGAAAAAATAATGGTGACGGTACGTACGGCGTTGACCCTAATCGAAACTATGGCCCGTATTATATGTGGAATGCATCGAATGGCGGCTCAAGCACAACGACGAGCAGTGAAACGTATCGCGGCACAGCACCATTTTCAGAACCGGAAAACGCGGCGATAGATGTGTTCATGCGGGCACATAATTTCAAAACTGTATTTAACTATCACACCTATGGAAATTATCTCATTTATCCATACGGATACACATCAAGTGAAAACAGCGACTCACTCATTTACCGTGAGTGGGCGTATGACATGACTGCCGATAATCATTACACGAATGGTACCGACCAACAAACAGTCAATTATTCAACAAGAGGGAACTCGGACGATTATATGTTTGGAGATACATCGCTCGGCAAAGCACGAACGTTCGCGATGACTCCCGAAGTTGGAACATCCGGTTTTTGGCCCTCGACCGGTGAGATATTTCCTCTTGCACAACAAAACCTCAGACAGAATAAAGAACTATCCTACTTAGCAGGGTCATATTCAAGTCTGAAAAACTACTCAGTTATTGATGAAGGAGGCAATGGATTTTTTGACCGAGGTGAGGCATTTTCGTTATTGCTCAACATAAAAAACAAGGGACTCAAAACTGCACAAGGATTGAATGTCAACATCGCTGCCTCTGATGCGTCAGTGCAGTTTTTATCGTCTACTATTGTTGTTGATAGCATCCCTAAGCAAGTTACAACACCGGTGACATTTACAGGAAACGTAATCGGAACAGCGGTGACCGGAGTTCCATTCTGGCTGTATATCACGCAAACAGATGGCGATGGATTTTTGAAACGTGATACGATAAAAATGTTTTTGGGAACTCCTGCGACATTGCTTGCAGACAGTGCGTCGAGCGGCACAGGGAATTGGACGACGGGTTCCGGTTGGGGAGTGACGACAACATCACATTCCGCACCCAATGCTTTTACGGATAGTCCGAGTGGTAACTATTTGGCGAACGCGAACAATTCGCTCACATTGAACAGTCAAATTAACTTGGTAAGTTATCAGTATTCGCAACTGAAGTTCTGGACGAAGTGGGCTATCGAACCCTCGTGGGATTTTGCAACAGTAGAAATTTCAACCAACAACGGCTCCAGTTGGGCGACATTGAAAACGAAACTTTCACATTCCGGTTCAGGTCGTGCAACTTCTCAACCGACAACTGCCTGGGGATTTGAAAGTTACACGCCGGGGTTAACATGGGTAGAACAAGATGCTGACCTCAGCAGTTACTCAGGAAGTCAAATCAAAATCCGTTTCCGTGTCGCGGCAGATGGCGGAGAACAACGTGATGGATTTTATGTTGATGATATTCGTTTGTTCGGGTGGAATCCGAATTATGACACAGCCGCGGCAAGTACGCCTGCGCTCAACTATCCGCCGAACGATTCGCTCAATATTCCTCGAAGACCGACGTTACGTTGGTACTCATCTTCAGCGGCATTGAGTTATCGTTTACAAGTTGCTTCTGATGTTGATTTCACTTCAAACGTGTTTGACGATTCTACACTGACCGACACGGTGAAAATGCTTCAACCGTTGAATTATAACACGCAATACTGGTGGCGCGTTTGGGCAAAGAATAATGTCGGTGCAAGTGACTTCACAGATGCATGGACATTCACAACCATCGTCGCTCCGCCTGCTTTGCCAACACTTGTGTTTCCGGCAAACGCTCAGCAATTACTTCCCCTTACGACAACCTTAACCTGGAATACAGCCTCCGGAGCCGCTTCATACATCATCCAACTAGCAAGCGATACCAATTTTACTTCTTTGTTGATTGATGATTCCACGCTAACCGATACTTCGAAAGAAGTTTCGGGATTGAATCTTGACTCGAAATATTTCTGGAGAGTGAAAGCGGTGAACATTGGTGGAACGAGCATGTTCTCAGAAATCAGAAGTTTTTCTACGCTTGGAACTCCGCCAGCCGCGACTCTTCTCGTTGAACCGGAAAACGGTTCGACGTATTTACCATCTACCTTGCAATTCGAGTGGAACAGTGCGGTAGATGCAACTCGGTACCATCTACAAATTGCTACGGACTCACTTTTCACTTCAATTGTCTTTGATGATACGACAATCACTCAAACATCAACAATCGTTGGACCGTTGGGAGATGAAGTTACATATTTCTGGCGTGTTCGTTCGCTGAATGATTTCGGCGCGAGCGAATGGACTTCAGGTTGGAACTTCACAACCGGAACAAAAACAATTTTAGTCTCTGTGAATCACAGGTGGAATCTGCTTTCCGTTCCGCTAGCTGTTCCTGATTATCGAAAATCAACATTGTTCGGTAGTTCAACTTCATCAGCGTTTGCTTTTGAAGGTGCGTATGTTGAAAAGGAAACTCTTGCAAACGGTGTTGGATATTGGATGAAATTCAACGGCGCGCAAAATGTTGGCGTCGTTGGAAATACTCATCAATACCAGTCAATACCGGTCAGCGAAGGATGGAACTTAGTCGGTTCAATTTCTGACCCGCTTTCAGTCAACATGATTACTTCTAATCCGGGGGGAATTGTTACCTCTGAGTTTTATGAATACACAAGCGGGTATTCCATCACGAATACTATTCAACCAGGAAAAGGATATTGGGTAAAAGTGAATCAGGCGGGAACGCTTATACTGTCGTCCTTAGTCAATAGTTATTTGTCATTAGGAAAAATAAAAATTGTTGCAATGAACGAGTTACCACCCCCGCCGCCTGAAGGCGACGGCAACACACCCGAAACCCGAAACCATAAACCCGAAACCTTCAGTTTAGAACAGAACTATCCGAACCCGTTCAACCCGACAACGGTTATCAGTTTCCAGTTGCCTGTTTCCGGTTATGTTACCCTGAAAATCTATAATATGCTCGGGGAAGAAGTCTCTTCTGTGGTTGAAGGAAATGTTGAAGCAGGTTACAAATCGGTTGAGTGGGATGCCTCGAACTTGTCGAGCGGGGTTTACACGTATCGGCTTGTAACAGGCGAATTTCATTCATCGAAGACGATGATGTTGATGAAGTAA
- a CDS encoding DUF362 domain-containing protein: protein MKSKVAVLKVTPKTILQDVEQLMHLAGFEQALAKGSTTILKDNISWHFPFPAANTTPWQMEGTVLALRNAGYNDITCVQNKTVVTNAFKGEDLNNYVPIFKRYNIPVLYNFKEEDITWKTYKPKAKMHVLDNIYPEGITIPEYFEGKNIIHLPTVKCHIYTTTTGAMKNAFGGLLNTKRHYTHSWIHKTLVDLLAIQKEIHSGIFAVMDGTTAGNGPGPRTMFPVIKDYMLASEDQVAIDAVAAKMMGFDPLSLEYINVAHQDKLGVGDVRDIEIVGADISNESWGFHVGDNGASMVGDLMWFGPLKGMQKLFFHTPLVNVFIMGSEAYHDYYRWPLKDRKVFEDWKANTHWGKLFTEYETGEIWKQAIHSAA, encoded by the coding sequence ATGAAATCAAAAGTCGCTGTTCTGAAAGTTACTCCCAAAACAATTCTTCAAGATGTTGAACAACTTATGCACCTTGCCGGATTCGAGCAAGCGCTTGCTAAAGGTTCGACGACAATTCTGAAAGACAACATTTCATGGCACTTCCCTTTCCCTGCCGCCAACACAACTCCGTGGCAAATGGAAGGAACCGTTCTCGCGCTCCGCAATGCCGGATATAACGACATCACCTGCGTACAAAATAAAACTGTCGTGACGAACGCATTCAAAGGGGAAGACCTGAACAACTACGTTCCCATCTTCAAGCGATACAATATTCCTGTTCTGTATAATTTCAAAGAAGAAGACATAACATGGAAAACGTACAAGCCGAAAGCAAAGATGCACGTGCTTGATAACATATATCCCGAAGGAATTACCATCCCGGAATATTTTGAAGGAAAGAATATTATTCATCTACCGACGGTGAAATGCCACATTTACACGACAACAACGGGAGCGATGAAGAATGCTTTTGGCGGATTGCTGAACACGAAGCGACACTACACTCACTCATGGATTCACAAAACGCTTGTTGATTTGCTTGCCATCCAGAAAGAAATTCACTCAGGAATTTTTGCAGTGATGGATGGAACCACTGCGGGAAACGGTCCCGGTCCCCGCACGATGTTTCCTGTCATTAAAGATTACATGCTTGCAAGCGAAGACCAGGTTGCTATAGATGCTGTCGCCGCAAAAATGATGGGCTTCGACCCGCTCAGTCTTGAATATATCAACGTCGCGCATCAGGATAAACTCGGTGTCGGAGATGTGCGTGATATTGAAATCGTTGGCGCGGATATTTCTAACGAGTCGTGGGGATTTCACGTCGGCGATAACGGCGCAAGCATGGTTGGTGATTTAATGTGGTTCGGTCCGTTGAAGGGAATGCAAAAACTTTTCTTCCACACTCCGCTTGTCAATGTTTTCATTATGGGTTCCGAAGCATACCACGATTATTACCGTTGGCCCCTCAAAGACCGGAAAGTATTTGAAGATTGGAAAGCGAACACGCATTGGGGAAAACTCTTCACTGAGTATGAAACCGGTGAAATTTGGAAACAAGCTATTCACTCTGCTGCCTAA
- a CDS encoding DMT family transporter, whose amino-acid sequence MSKQPKAEFLLFLTTFVWGSTFVVVKGSLDDASPLFFITLRFLLSSAILFLVFYKKIRAMTTSALKSGIILGLFLYVGFAVQTVGLQYTTASKSAFFTGMLVVFTPIVQFIIEKRLPLLGNIIGVILSAIGLFLLTSPEGSAFNIGDALTLLCAILFGFYIVYLDVVSQRDDRDVLTFMQLFVSAVLGVISALVFEDIRFSFNSDLISSLLYLTIFATILTTWIQNRFQGDTTPTRAAVIFTLEPVIAATFAYYVRDEMLGTTGLLGAGIIITGLLISEFSGMIPVLNKNFGK is encoded by the coding sequence TTGAGTAAACAACCTAAAGCCGAATTCCTCCTCTTCCTCACGACCTTCGTTTGGGGAAGCACATTCGTTGTGGTGAAAGGTTCGCTTGATGATGCCTCTCCGCTCTTCTTCATTACTCTACGATTTCTTCTCTCCTCGGCGATTTTATTTCTCGTTTTCTACAAAAAGATTCGAGCGATGACTACTTCCGCTCTTAAGAGCGGAATCATCCTCGGACTTTTTCTTTATGTTGGATTTGCAGTTCAAACAGTTGGTTTGCAATATACGACTGCTTCCAAGTCGGCATTCTTTACGGGAATGTTGGTGGTGTTTACTCCAATCGTTCAGTTCATTATTGAAAAACGACTGCCGTTATTGGGAAATATTATCGGAGTGATTCTCTCCGCCATCGGTTTGTTTCTTCTGACATCACCTGAAGGTTCCGCATTCAACATCGGCGATGCGCTGACGTTACTCTGCGCAATCCTTTTCGGATTTTATATTGTTTATTTAGATGTCGTCTCGCAGAGAGATGACAGAGATGTTCTCACCTTCATGCAGTTGTTCGTCTCGGCTGTGTTGGGAGTAATCTCTGCCCTCGTGTTTGAAGATATTCGATTCTCATTCAACTCCGATTTGATTTCTTCGTTACTCTACCTAACCATCTTTGCAACCATTCTTACAACATGGATTCAAAATCGTTTTCAGGGAGATACGACACCGACACGCGCCGCTGTCATCTTCACGCTCGAGCCTGTTATCGCCGCAACGTTTGCCTATTATGTCAGAGATGAAATGTTAGGAACGACCGGATTGCTCGGTGCGGGAATTATTATTACCGGATTATTGATTTCTGAATTTTCAGGAATGATTCCTGTCCTCAACAAAAACTTCGGAAAATGA